The Poriferisphaera corsica DNA segment CCAAAAATTCGCAGACAACATCACCACCGCCCACGAAGAATATTTCAGCTTTATCAATACCAAAGACCCCGACGACCAATCCAACTAATCCCCCTCTCCTCAAAAAAACTGACCTCAATACCCCAAACTGCGAGCAAGCCGCTCGTAGTTTTTTTATACAACCCCATCATTTTCTCGATCAAGCCCGCCACCGCCGGTGGCGGGGTGTCTTACAACCCATCACCATTTGCCTACAACCATCCCCATCTCCAATGCCGCACAATTCTTTGCTATCATGGCCGTGATAAATAATATTTAGATTTCATTCTGCGGAGAAACCTGTGGCAACAACAAAAAAACCTTCAAAGATCAAAAAGGTCTTCCGTGTCATCGCTTATCTCGTACTCAGCCTCATCCTCTTAGCCACCGCATCTCTCATCACCATCTACACCGCCTGGCATTACTATCTCAACACGCAGGTCGAACAAGCATTCGCCCCAATCAAAAATCAAGATCGGCCGCTCACCCTCACAGAAATCCAAACCGCATACACCACCGACAACAACACCGCCGCCGCCGACTACTACCTCCCCATCATGCAGTCATACGTTGAATCCTTCGAACGATACAACACCGCTTACGACGAAGCTCCAGAAGATCAGTGCGCACTTCTTGAAATCCCTTTCATTCTCGATGCTCCCGACACATGGCATCACTCCAAACAATCTCCCCCAGAGCAGCTTCTGACCGCAACGCGTAAATACCTCGCACAAAACGACGCAACCATTCAGGAGCTCATCAACGCGCCCACATTTAGTAATGCCCACTTCCCCCCAGATTACACCAAAGGCTTCGAGACCGACATGCCTCACCTCGGTCAATTCAGACAATCCGCCCGCCTGCTCCGCCTCTATCATTGGCTAGCAATCTATGAAAACCGTCCCAAAGATGCCCTCAAAGCAATCACCGCCATCAAAAAACTTTCTGATATCTTACACACGGAACCCACACTCATCGGCAGCCTCGTCCGACTCTCTATCCACCGCTTAGTTGCGGACGAATCAGTCCGCGTTCTCAACCTTCATCTCTACAACGATCAACAACTGCAAGCCCTCTATCATCTCAATCAACCACTCAACTCAAAAGACATTGTCCTCAAGGCTCTCGAATACGAACGCGTGATGGCGATGGACGGTATCGACCGTATGGAAAATCAAGATACCACCGCCATCACCTCGAAAAACGTCCCATACGTCAGTTTCCTCTACAGCCATCTTGGTCTCGGCGACCTCGATCGCGTCAAAATCACCGAACTGCACCAACAAATGAGAGATCGTCTCAACCAAGATGATTGGTATCTTTATGATATCGAAGATCAAATCGATGACCTACCGCTCATTTACGCCATGACCAAAGTGTTCATGCCCGCACTCTCAGCCGCTACCAACACCTTCGCTCAGGCTCACGAAGAAGCCGTCGCTATCCAACTCGCTATCGCCACGCAACGCTATTATCTCGCAAACAAGCAATTGCCCAAAACATTCGATGCACTCGTACCAACCTATATCACCAAAGTCCCTGTCGACGAAATTTACTACAACCAGCCTTATCAACTCATCACCCATACCGCCGGCTACATCGTCTATACACCCGGCTATGATGAAGTCGACAACAAAGGCCAACGCACCAGCGAAGGCGAAGTCGGCCGAGGTGACGATGAATTTACGGACATCTCAATCGCCGTCTCATTCAAAGGTCAAGATATCCTTCTCGAACTGTTCCCCGAAGAAGAACAACTCATCATCGACGAACTCGAATTTGATATCACGAACTACTTCCATCGACTCAACGGTGAACCGGAAGAATATCCAACCATGAATTTCGACAACATGCTCCCGTTCCTTGGCGGCATGATGATCGATGAGTTTGACCCCGAACTCGAAGAAGAACACGATTTTGACGAAACACTATTTGAAGAAGTCGAGTAACGCGCGCACAAAATGAATCGCGATCAGTTTTGTGTGCAAAATTGTTTGGCCAAAACCATTTGTTTATCGCGCTAAACTTGATCGTTTTGAACCAAAACGCGCCAAAACCACATCAAAACAGCCAATTTTCGCATTTTTCTGAAATACGCTGTGCGCATATTTGGCGCACTTCTTATCTCATGCTTTGAAACTTAACCGTCCTTCTAATCGTGAGTTAGGATGGCCTGTGCGCACACGTGGCTTGTGGGTGCGACAAAACGCGCGCATAAACACGTTTTCAGATGCCCCTGAAACCCATGAAAAAAGGCTCCATTTGGAGCCTCATTAAACGTTTAACTTGCAACCGATTCTCAAGAATTGTACGTCACGCTGCGCACTGCTTCAGCGATCTTGCGAGCGTTTGGCAGCATCTCTTGTTCCATCGTACGGTTGTACGGAGCCGGCACATCATCGTTGTTCACGCGGATGATCGAGTTGTCTAGATCATCAAAGCAGCGCTCGTAAACCTGTGACGCAATCTCTGATGCGACACTCGCGAACGGCCACGACTGATCAACCACAACACAGTAATTCGTCTTACGCACTGAGTTTACAATCGTCTCGATATCCAGCGGACGGTAAGTACGCACATCAATCACTTCAACGTCAATGCCTTCTTTTTCCAGCTCTTCCGCCGCATCAAGCGCGAAGTGAACCGGACGGCCAGCCGTGACGATCGTGCAATCCGCACCCGGCTTCTTGATGTCTGCTTTGCCAAACTCGATGACAAAGTTGTCATCTTCCTCATAACTCGGCGGCGCCCATTTCCCATTCGCCAAATAACGTGAGAAGTCTTTGTCACCACGAGCACCCAAGCCGAGCATGCGTTCTGACTCAAGATAGAAGACTGGGTCTTCATCTCTAATTGCTGCTTTGAGCATACCTTTAGCGTCGCGTGGTGTTGAGGGAACAGCGAGCTTGAGGCCGGGGACGGAGGAGAACATGGATTCGACACACCATGAATGGGTTGAGCCGAGCTGTCCGCCTGCGCCGTTGTTACCGCGGAAAACTGCGGGGCAGCCGAATTGTCCGCCGGACATGTAGAGCATTTTGGGCGCGTTGTTGATGATCTGGTCGGCTGCGACGAGGCAGAATGACCAAGACATAAACTCGATGATGGGGCGGAGGCCGTACATGGCGGCGCCGACGCCGAGGCCGGCGAAGCCGGTTTCGGAGATGGGCGAGTCGACGATGCGGCGAGCGCCGAACTCTTCGACCATGCCTTGTGAGACTTTATAGGCGCCGTTGTATTCGGCGACTTCTTCACCCATGAGGAAGATGCGATCATCTGTGCGCATTTCTTCCTGCATTGCTTCGCGTAAAGCTTCTCTGTATTGAATGTTTCGCATGATTGCGTCCATTATTGGTTGCGATGCTGATTGTCACATTAGTGACGAGGTCGCAATTTGTTTTGTTGTTCAGTGGGGTGGTATTTAGTAGGGTTGTGATCAATCTTGTGGATGCGTGGGCGTGTGTGTTAGTGACCGTGTGGTAGGGTGTGAGGTTTTGAGGTATGAGCTAGCGGTTAGGTTTGTGCCGCGGCTGTGTGGTGGGGTTGTTGATCGTTGGCCCTTGACGCTGAAACTACTCGAGGTCTTTGCCTTGGAGCATTTGAGGGAGGCCGCCTTTTTTGTAGGGGCCGTAGGGGTTGACGTAGATGTCGGTGAAGAGTTCCTCGATCGGCATTTCAGGAGATTCGTTGGCGAATTTGACGGCGGCCTGGGCTTCAGCTTTGGCGGCTTTGTCGAATTCGTCGATCTGATCCTGAGTGGCGATGTTATTGTCGATGAGGTGATTGACGAGGCGGTTGATAGGGTCTAACTCCTGCTTAGCCTCGACTTCTTCTTTGGCGCGATACTTTTGGGGGTCACTCATGGAGTGGCCTTTGTATCGGTAGGTTTTGACGTTCATGAAGCATGGGCCGACGGGAGCGCCTTCGCGTTTGTAGTCGGGGATGATGCCACGTTCCCATTGCGGGTTGGCTGCGTTGCGTGTTCTGTCGATTTCGCGTTTGAAGGTTGTGTAGACGTCGAGTACGTCGAGTCCGTCACATTCGGCGTAGCGCATGCCGTAGGCTTCGGCTTTGGCACGGAGGTCGTTTGCCATGGCGGTGCCGCGGTTGATGTGGGTGCCCATGGAGTATGAGTTGTTTTCGAGTACGAAGATGACGGGGAGGTTCCAGATGGAAGCGAGGTTGAACGCTTCATGGAAGGCACCCTGATTGACGGCACCGTCGCCGAAGTAGCAGAGTACGACGTTGTCTTTCTTTTCGTACTGGATGGCGAAGGCTAGGCCTGCGCCGAGAGGGCATTGCCCGCCGACGATGGCGTGTCCGCCGTACATGTGGTGTTCTTTGTCGAAGAAGTGCATGGATCCGCCTTTGCCTTTGGCGCATCCGGTGATTTTGCCGAACATTTCGGCCATGGCGTATTTGGGATCCATGCCGCGAGCGAGGGCGAGGCCGTGGTCGCGGTAGGCACCGACGATGGGATCGTCTGGCTTGGTGGCTCCGATGGAGCCGACGGCGACGGCTTCCTGTCCGATGTAGATATGGCAGAAGCCACCGATTTTTTGCTGCATGTACGATTGCATGGTCCGCTCTTCGAAGCGGCGGATTTGCATCATCGATTTGAGCATTTCGATCAGCTTATCGTTGGAGAGCTGAGAAGATGTTGTATCCACTTCTGCTTTATCCTGTGCTGCTGAACCCATAAACGTGGTCTCACTATTAGTTTCGACGAGATTCGTTTCGGTCATTCCAAAACATCCATTTTTGTAACACAGGCATGTTGGCGGGGCGTTAACGGGCGAAGGTTGTAACGGCCACGCGTCATAAAGTCTTTATCGGGCATGTCAGGGGCGGTTGTGCGTTTTTGAGGTCGACGAAGCACGAACCATGGGGAGGCCTGCGTGGAAATCAGGTTGGTCGACTGCCTTAAGTTTAGGGAGTGGGGGAAATCCCAGCAAGCGAGTGTTTTTGCTGTAAGGAGTTGTAAAATAAGCAATTCCGTTGAGTGGGATGATGATTTCAATGACTGGGAGAAGAGTTTTTGGTGTTTTTAGTGTGCTTGAATGCTGCAAATCAGTTGTGGTTCATTGGTTATAGTTGATGGAGTTTGTTTTTAGGAAACGATTATCGTTTTGTAAAAGGGCTGATTAAAAAGTGAGTGTTCTGAGGATCGGATTGTGTGAGATTGCCTATCTTGAAGTGAATGAGGCATTGGGGTGAGTCGAGGGGATGATGGGGGCGAAGCGGGAGGGATGAAAAAAAGCCCCTGAGTATGACAGGGGCTTTGGGGGTCATTGGTTTGAGTGGATGTGTTTTACGCTTTACGTCGGATGATCAGGGGGAGTGCGGTGAGTGAGAGGAGGGCGAGAGAGGCAGGCTCGGGGACGGGAGTGAAGATCGTCCAGACATATGGGGTTAGGATGCCTTGGCCTACGACGGAAGTTTTGAGTAACCCGGGGGCGGCGGAGGAAAAGTCGCTTGCAGGGCTGTGGCTACCATCGATGCGAGCGAAGAACGTACTTGTGTCTGGGCCGACACTTGCCATGAAATAACTGTCGCTGTAGTAATTTGGATTGACAATATAGGTGTCGCCGAGCGCGGTTCGGAGTTGGCTACTGGCGGAGAAGGCGGCTGCGAAATCATCCCAGAAGGCTGGGGCTGCGCCAGTGGTTGAGTCGGAGAAATCGTTGTCTTGGTTGGGGTCGTAGAGATCGTAGAAGCTGTGGGGTGTGGTGATGAATGAGACGTTATAGGTGATGCTATTGACGACGATGCCTTCAACGGCGATGGCGAGGTTGGGGTTGTTGACGGTGTCGGGGTCTAATATGACGATAGGGGCGGCTTGAGAAGCGGCGGTGAGGGTGAGTGCGGTGAGGGCGGTGGTGAAGATTGTTTTGATGTTGTACATGTTGAGGCATCTTTCTCTTGTTGTGTAGGAGCAAGTTGTGAATCGGTATGAGTTAATGTGAAAGAAGAAGGCTGCTTGGATTTAATCAAGCATTATTTTGTCTGTTATTTTGTTTTATGCGTTGCGTTTACGGCGGGTGATGAGGGGTAGGGCAGTGAGGGAGAGGAGGGCGAAGGAAGTGGGTTCTGGGACTGGGGTGAAGGTAACCCAGACGTGTTGGGTGTCGAGGCTTCCGGTTTTGCCGAGGTTGAATAGCTGGACGTCGTCAGTGATGAGGTTGTCTGGGTCTGTATCGAATAGGACTCGAACGTGTGCGTCACTCGTGCGGTGAGCGAAGGGGATGATGAAGCTATCGGTGACGATTTCGTCGTGTGTCATGAGGAAGTTGCTGAGGGCTGTTTCGATTTGATCTGCAGCGGTGTATGCGCCTTGTTCGTTGTCGAAGAAGACGGGGGCGAGTCCGGTGATGCCGTCGGAGTAGTCGGTGTCGCCGTTGGGGTCCCAGATGTTGTTGAATTTGTTGACGAATGAGCTGGAGCGGGGGTTGAAGTTTGCGGTGTATGTGATGCCATCAACTTCGATGCCTTGGATTGCGACAGCGACATTTGGATGTTGGGCTGCATCTGGGTGGAGGATGACGAGTGGTGCGGCGTGGGAAGTTGCGGTGAGGGCGAGCGCGGTGATGGCGCAGGGCAAGATTGTCTTGATCAATTTCATGGTCTCTTTCTCTCTCTCTAAAATTGAGAATGCTTGTGAATGTAGACGTGCAGGGTGATGTACCAAAAAGACATGACAGCACAGGCACGGCTGTAGGATGCTGGTAGGGAGCATCGGGCCGTGACAGTGTAAGGCTAAAAAGAAGGTTTCAAATAGGGGCAAGCCCTTGTCGTTGTGGTGTATGGCGTATTTGGTGCGGAGAGCTAAATGGGATTTTGTTTTAACTGCATATTTAATTGATGGTTATGGATGAAAAGACGAGAGGTTAGGTATTTGTCAATAAATAATCACGAGTCAGTATATTGTGGTAATGGGGTTTGAGTCTTGCGGATGTGGGGTGTTGGGAGGTCTGAGGGGATTAGGGAAACAAATTCTGAAATCCGTGAAGCTGGTCATACGCAAACGGGGCCGATTTCAGGTAAACTGCGTTGATCGTGGGAGGGGTGTGCGCGGTTATTGGGAGTGTGTGGTCCATGAGTGGATTCCGTGAGCAGGACGCGACGGAGTTTGCGATTAGCTTGTATTGCGCGGAGAACAAAAGTTTGAAGGCATCCCGTCTCTTTGTATTGGTTGTTGTTTTATTGTTAGCTCCGCTTGCGGTGTTGGTGATCGGTGGTGGTGTGCTGCATGCTCAGGGCATTGAGATGGAGCATCGGCCGATTGCAGAGATTGATGTAAATGGTTTGCGGCTGGTACCGAAGCAGTTGATATTGAATTCGATTCGTAGTGCGCCGGGCGAGCCGTATTCGGGTGAGCTGGTGGATGAGGATATCAAGCGGATTGTTCACTTGGGTCGGTTTTCAAATGTTGTGGCAGAGGTGTCGTTGACGGATCGTGGTGCGGTGCGTTTGGTGTTTAATGTGGTGGAGGAGCCGCTGCTTGCGGATGTGCAGGTGGTGGGGAATAAGGCGATTGGTGATGCGGAGTTGTTGATGTTGGTGGGATTGATGCCGGGTGATCCTGCGGATCAGTTTTTGATTGACCGTGGTCAGCAGCAGATTATGAAGGCGTATGAGGACAAGGGATTTTTTGTTGCTCATGTTGAGGTGGATGATGAACAGTTGGAAGATTCGGGGATATTGATTTTCAAGGTGAGGGAGGGGCCACACGTTCGGATTCGCGGGTTTAAGTTTGAGGGGAATACGGTTTATCCGGATAGGTTGGTGAGTACGAAGATTAAGTCGAAGGCATACTTCCCGATTTTCAGGAAGGGTGAATTGAATCGTTCGCAGTTGGAGATTGACGCGAAAGAGATTCAGCAGTTTTATAAGAATGGTGGATATTTGGATGCTGAGGTTGGCAGGCGGATTGACTTGTCGCCGAACGAACAGGACGCGGTAGTTGTGTTTGTGATTAAGGAGGGGCGTCAGTATCTGGTGAAGAATATTGAGGTGCAGGGTGTGACGTTGTTTGTGAAGCGTCAGGTGATGAGTTCGATCGATTTAGTTTCGGGTGAGGTTTATACGGAACGTCGTCGTGAAAACTCGCAGAAGTGGTTGGAAGAGTTGTTTGGTAAGTTGGGATATTTGAATACGCGTGTTGATGTTGAGGCTTTATTTAACGATGACACGCCGGATGTTGATGTGTTGGTGAATGTGTATGAAGGGAAGCCAACGAAGGTGGGTAAGGTGATTGTGACGGGGAATGATACGACGCAGAGTCGTGTGATTTTGCGGCAATTGCGTGGGATGGATCCGGGCAAGCCGTTTGATCGTGGTGGTGTTGAATTGACACAGAAGCGATTGGAGGGGTCGCCGCTGTTTAGTGAAGGCGTGGTTTCGATTCTGGGTGATGTTGATGATGAGTATCGTGATGTGTTGGTTGAAGTGAAAGAAGGGGAGACGGGGTCGTTTGGATTTGGTGCGGGTATTTCGTCGAACAACGGTGTGTTGGGTCAGGTGAATCTGACGCAGCGTAATTTTGATATTACGGATATACCGGACTCGATGGGTGAGTTTTTGTCGGGGCGTGCATTCCGCGGTGCGGGTCAGTATTTTTCGCTGAACTTGCAGCCGGGTAATGAGACGAGTGAATATTCGGTTGACTTTAGAGAGCCGTATTTCTTTGAGACGGATTACTTTTTCAATATCAATGGCCGGTTCTTTACACGTGAGCGTGAGGATTGGAACGAGCAACGCTTGGGTGGAACGATTGGGATTGGTCAGCGGTTTGGTGATGTGTGGTCAGGTCAGGTGACAGCAAGAGCAGAGCAGGTACAGATCACGGATATTTCAGCGGGATCGCCTGTGGATGTGTTTGATGTTGAGGGAGAGAACTTTATCGATACGTTGGGCTTCACATTGAGTCGGAGCACGACGGATTCATATATTTTCCCATCGAGGGGCTCGAGCTTTAATTTGACGTTTGATCAGTTTGGTACGTTTGGTGGTGATTTCAACTTTACACGTGTTAGAGCTAGGTTCTCGACGTACTTCACATTGGATGAGGACTTCTTGGGAAGGAAGTCGGTGTTGAGCTTCCGTACGGATATTGGCAACATTTTTGGTGGCGAAGATATCGCGCCGACGTTTGAACGGTTTTATGCGGGTGGGTTTAGAAGCTTTAGAGGGTTTAGATTCCGTGGTGTTGGGCCGCGTGGTCGAAGACGAGCTGTTGATGGTGGTGGTATGACGAATGACCCGGTGGGCGGGAACTTTATCTGGTTGGTGAGTGCTCAGTACCAGGTGCCGGTTTGGGACAAGTTCTTGTCGGCTGTTGTGTTTACTGACCAGGGAACTGTGCAGCAGACAGCGGGGATCGATCAGTGGCGAGCATCGGTGGGTGCGGGGATTCGGTTTAGTGTGCCGTTCCTGTCACAAGCGCCATTTGCGGTGGATTTTGGGATACCGTTGCTGAAACAGGATGGGGATGAGACGCAATTGGTGGCGTTTGATATCGCGATCCCATTGCAATGATTCTGTTAGTGAGAACAGGGTGGGGAGATTGATCGTATATTGTGGGAAGGGTGTGTGTTGATGGTTTTTTTAGGGGGTGAGTGGAGGGGATGGCCGATAAGGCGAAGACGGGAGTTGGGGTCGTCGGGAAGGGGGTCCGGAGGGCAGAGTCGCTTTTTGGACTAGACATATAGAACGGTTTGAAAGAAATCGGAGAATACAACATGACCAAACGTAAGCTGATTGTATTGAGTGCTGCTTTTACCCTGTTGTTTGTGGCGTTTGCTGGCGCGGGTGCTGCGAGCAAGATGCTGGCGCAGCCAACGGCTGTGGCAGTCGTGGACATTTCGAAGGTGATGCAGGGGCTGAAAGCACGCTTGCAGCTTGAAGCGGACATGAAGAAGGCTCAAGAAGACTTCATGAAGGAAATGGAAGGCATGAAGCAAGAGTTGATCGAGCTTCGTGATGAGCTTGAGCTGCTTGAAGGAACGCAGGGGTATGATGCGAAGCGTGCATCGGCTGAAGAAAAGGCTTTTAATATGCAGGCGAAGGATCAGTTCAAGCGTCAGATGCTTGAGCGTGAAGCGATTGTGAGCATGGAAATGCTGTATCGCAAGGTTGTGACAGCGGTTGACCGCGTTGCGACAGCGAACGGTTATGAGATTGTGGTTGCGAGAGAATCAATGGATACGATGGGTACGCCGAAGAATCTGCAGGAGCTTCAGGGCCAGATGATGACCCGTAAAGTGCTTTATGCTGCGGATACGGTTGACCTGACGACGTCGGTGATTCAGACGATGAACAACGACTTTGACGTGGCCCGCTAAACGTTGAATCTGGGGTCATTGTTGTCTAAGGACACAAACTGTATTAATCTCTTAGCCCGCGAATGTGATTCGCGGGTTTTTTTTATGGACCCGGCGTGTTGATTCTGCGGATTTCTGTTCCAAACACCCTGCCACTGGCGGTGGCAGGCTTGAGGGAATGTGACGGACTGAAACATGAATCGATAAATTGCGTGATTTGCGGATTTTTATGGACGATATGCGTCGTGGCTACTTAGGATAGCGGCGTGCGGCGAGGTCGCTGAATCCGAGATTTCATATAGATAAGGAAGTAAGCTTTGACACTGACGGTAAACGAGATAGCGACGATGGTGGGCGGGGAACTTGTGGGTGATGGTGAGATTGTGGTTGAGTCGCTGGAAGAGTTGGAGATTGCGGGAGCGGGGCAGATGACGTTTATCGGTAGCGATGAGTATGCGAAGAAATGGGCCAGCTCGGGTGCGAGTGCGGCGCTTGTGAATGAGAGTTTAGAGGTTGAGGTCGGCGAAGGTCGGGCGCTGGTGTTTGTAGAGAATGCGGACTTGGCGATGGGTCAGGTGCTGGGGGAGTATGCACCGAAGCCGGTGGTTGTGAAGCGGGGTGTACATGCGACGGCGGTGGTGGATGAGACTGCAAAAATAGGTCAAAACGTGGCCATTGGTGCGCAATGTTATGTTGGGCCGAATGTTGTTGTTGGTGATAATACGATGCTGCACCCAAGGGTTACGGTGTTGGATGATGTGGTGGTGGGACAGGATTGTGAGCTGTGGAGCGGCGCGGTTATTCGCGAACGCTGCACGGTTGGTGATCGATGCATCATTCATCCCAATGCGGTGATCGGTGGTGATGGGTTTGGTTACCGAGTAGGGCAAGGCGAGCGCGGGCCTGAATTGGTGAAGATCCCGCAGATTGGGATCGTTGAGATTCAGGATGACTGTGAGATTGGTTGTAACGCGACGATCGACCGAGCGAAGTTCAGCAAGACCGTGGTCGGTGCTGGGACGAAGATTGATAACCAGGTGCAGATCGGTCACAACGTGCGGATTGGTCAGATGTGTGCGATTTCAGGGGCGACGGGGATTGCAGGGTCGGTGGATATCGGCAATGGCGTGACGATGGGCGGGATGTGTGCGATTAAGGATCACATCAGCATTGGGGATGGGGTGACGCTGGGGGGCGGTTCGCAGGTGATTGGGAACGTGCCGACGGGGGCAACATGGGTGGGAGCGCCGGCTCGAGATTACAGGGATGCGGTGAAGGAATACACGATGATTCGCAAGATGCCGGACCTGTATAAGCAGTTCCGTAAGTTGCTGAAGTAGTCCCGAGTTGATGTGATTGGAAGGGTGTTAAAAGCTGTGGGTGGTTGTTTGGGGGTGATTGGGAAAAACGGCTGTGCGGGATATAATCATGTAAATCGCTAAATGCGAGAGAGTTATGATTATTTAGATCTTCCACAACGGGTTCACAAGTATGAATAAGGTGTGAAGAAGTGGTCGGCAGACGCTAAAATCAGCTTCGAAGCCGAGTTGTGTCGATTGAAGGCATGTGGCTTTGGGTTGTTGATTGGTTGGATTGGTGTATTGTGGGGGGGGAGATAAGGGAGTACGGGGGGTGTTTTTGTAGAGGTGTGGAGGATGGCAGCAGGTGATGATGTGAAAGCGGGGGAGTTGCGAATTTACCCGCGGTGAAATCCAGAAAACAGACGAGCGGCTGAAAAGTTGCTCTGAGCTACGGCGAGAACGAGGCCACGTGAAAGCCCAACAGACGATCGCAAAAGAAATCACGCTTGACGGTAATGGACTCTTTGGGGGCCAACCGGTGAGTATGACGATGAAGCCTGCCCCAGCGAATCACGGGGTAGTTTTTGTACGTACGGATTTGGGGGGTGCGGAGATTGCGGCATTGGTGAGCAATGTCGTGAAGCGTCCGCGTCGTACGGCGCTGAGGAGTGGTGAGGCGTCGGTTGAGGTGACGGAGCATTGCTTGAGTGCGGTTGCTGCGGCGGGGGTTGATAACTTACGGATAGAGATCGATGCGATTGAGTTGCCTGCGATGGACGGGAGTTCACTTCCGTTTTATGAGGCGATCATGGAAGCGGGGGTTGTGGGGCAGGATGTTGGGCGGCGGATGTTGAAGGTGTATGAGCCGATTGTGGTGAGACAGGGTGAGGCGACGATCGCGGCGTTGCCGGCGGATGAGGGTGAATCGCATCTGACATATCAGTTGGATTACGCAAACGTGCCGATTATTGGGGCGCAGGTATCGACGTTTGAGATGCATGGTGAAAATTATGGCGAGTTGATTGCACCGGCGAGGACGTTTGTGCTGGAGCATGAGGCGCAGTTGATGCGGTCGCAGGGGATTGGATCACACTTGTCTGAGGATGAGGTGTTGGTGATTGGGAATGAGGGGCCGTTGGGGACGAACGAATTTCGATTTACTGATGAGCCGGTGCGTCACAAGATGCTGGATCTGATAGGTGACCTGTTTTTGACGGGTGCTCAGATTGAGGGTCGGATTGTTGCGCATAAGTCGGGTCATGCATTGAATCAGCTCATGGCTAAGCGCCTATTAGAGCAGTATCGTGCGAATGAGCACAGGCAGATTGCGTTGAAGAATACGGCGATGGATATTCGCCAGATAAACCGTATGTTGCCGCATCGTTATCCGATGCTGATGGTTGATCGGATATTGGAGATGGATTCGGATCGTCGTGTTGTTGGTGTGAAGAATGTGACGATTAATGAGCCGTTTTTCCAGGGTCATTTTCCTGGGACGCCGATGATGCCGGGTGTGTTGATCGTGGAAGCGTTGGCGCAGCTGTCGGGTGTGTTGGTTGGCCAATCGCTTGAACATGCAGGTAAGTTGGCGGTTTTGCTGTCGTTGGATCGCGTGAAGATCAGGCGGCCGGTCACGCCAGGTGATCAGTTGATATTGGAAGCTGAAGCTGTGAAGATCCGAGCACGGGTTGCGCATATGCGTTGTCGCGCGTATGTGAGTGAGGATTTGGCTGCTGAGGCTGAATTGAAATTCATGTTGGTCGATGATGACCAGGATTAAATAGGGAAATGGGCCTTTGTTGAGCGAGGAGAAGGGGCGGCTTGTGAAAAGGCTTTTTTAATCATTATGTCAAAGATTCATCCTACAAGTATTGTTGAGAGGGGAGCGGAGCTAGCGGACGACGTTGAAGTTGGTCCGTTTTGTCATGTGGGCAGTAAGGTGGTGATTGGATCGGGGACGAAGTTGTTGAGCCATGTGAGTGTGCAGAATTGCACATCGATTGGTGAAGGGAATCTGATTTTTCCAAACGCGGTATTGGGCGGGATTCCACAGGATTTGAAGTACAAGGGTGAGGATGCGGAGTTGGTGATCGGTGATAACAATCAGATTCGTGAGCACGTGACGATGCATA contains these protein-coding regions:
- a CDS encoding alpha-ketoacid dehydrogenase subunit beta; translation: MRNIQYREALREAMQEEMRTDDRIFLMGEEVAEYNGAYKVSQGMVEEFGARRIVDSPISETGFAGLGVGAAMYGLRPIIEFMSWSFCLVAADQIINNAPKMLYMSGGQFGCPAVFRGNNGAGGQLGSTHSWCVESMFSSVPGLKLAVPSTPRDAKGMLKAAIRDEDPVFYLESERMLGLGARGDKDFSRYLANGKWAPPSYEEDDNFVIEFGKADIKKPGADCTIVTAGRPVHFALDAAEELEKEGIDVEVIDVRTYRPLDIETIVNSVRKTNYCVVVDQSWPFASVASEIASQVYERCFDDLDNSIIRVNNDDVPAPYNRTMEQEMLPNARKIAEAVRSVTYNS
- a CDS encoding PEP-CTERM sorting domain-containing protein (PEP-CTERM proteins occur, often in large numbers, in the proteomes of bacteria that also encode an exosortase, a predicted intramembrane cysteine proteinase. The presence of a PEP-CTERM domain at a protein's C-terminus predicts cleavage within the sorting domain, followed by covalent anchoring to some some component of the (usually Gram-negative) cell surface. Many PEP-CTERM proteins exhibit an unusual sequence composition that includes large numbers of potential glycosylation sites. Expression of one such protein has been shown restore the ability of a bacterium to form floc, a type of biofilm.); the encoded protein is MKLIKTILPCAITALALTATSHAAPLVILHPDAAQHPNVAVAIQGIEVDGITYTANFNPRSSSFVNKFNNIWDPNGDTDYSDGITGLAPVFFDNEQGAYTAADQIETALSNFLMTHDEIVTDSFIIPFAHRTSDAHVRVLFDTDPDNLITDDVQLFNLGKTGSLDTQHVWVTFTPVPEPTSFALLSLTALPLITRRKRNA
- a CDS encoding thiamine pyrophosphate-dependent enzyme, with the protein product MTETNLVETNSETTFMGSAAQDKAEVDTTSSQLSNDKLIEMLKSMMQIRRFEERTMQSYMQQKIGGFCHIYIGQEAVAVGSIGATKPDDPIVGAYRDHGLALARGMDPKYAMAEMFGKITGCAKGKGGSMHFFDKEHHMYGGHAIVGGQCPLGAGLAFAIQYEKKDNVVLCYFGDGAVNQGAFHEAFNLASIWNLPVIFVLENNSYSMGTHINRGTAMANDLRAKAEAYGMRYAECDGLDVLDVYTTFKREIDRTRNAANPQWERGIIPDYKREGAPVGPCFMNVKTYRYKGHSMSDPQKYRAKEEVEAKQELDPINRLVNHLIDNNIATQDQIDEFDKAAKAEAQAAVKFANESPEMPIEELFTDIYVNPYGPYKKGGLPQMLQGKDLE